The Dehalococcoidia bacterium genome includes the window CGCCGTGCGGACGGCCCCTTGACCGGCATGCTGACCGCGGCAGAGCTCCGCCGAGCCCTGGGACCAGAGCTGCTCAGCGAGCGGCGCGGCGCGGCGCGCGTCTTCAGCGGCGTAAACAACGACTCCCGCAAGGTCCGGCCGGGCGAGCTCTTCGTCGCCCTCAAGACCGAGACCCGCGACGGCCACGACTTCGTCGCTCACGCGGTCGAGGCCGGGGCCGCCGGGCTCGTCGTCTCCCGCACCGTCGAGGCGCCCGCCAGCGTGTCCGTATTCCTCGTGCGCAACACTCAGACGGCCCTCGGCGAGATCGCGCGCTACTGGCGCTCCCGCTTTCTCCTCCGCGCGGTCGTGGTCACAGGCAGCGTGGGCAAGACGACCACGAAAGAACTGATCGCGGCCGTCCTCAGGAGCGAGCACGACGTCCTCAAGAGCCCGGCCAACTTCAACGACGAGGTCGGCGTCTCCATGACGCTGCTCCAGCTCGAGAGCCGCCACGACCGCGCCGTGATCGAGGTCGGGATGTTCGCCGAAGGCGAGATCCGCCGGCTCTGCGAGATCGTGAAGCCGGATATCGGCGTCGTGATGAATGTCGGCCCGGTGCATCTCGAGCGGCTCGGGAGCATCGAGGCAATCGCGCGGGCGAAATCGGAGGCCGTCCAGGACCTTCCCTGGACCGGCAACGCCATCCTCAACCACGACGACCCGCTCGTGGAAGCGATGCGCGCGAAGACGAAGGCGCGGGTCATGACCTTCGGCCTGACGCCGGGCGCGGCCATCCGCGGCACGAATGTCCGCAGCCGCGGCCTCGATGGCGTCGACTTCGAGGTGTCAGCGTTCGGGCGCACGCTCCAGGCACACTCGCCGCTTCCCGGGGCCGACCTCGTCCCGAACGCGCTCGCGGCGCTCGCCGTCGCCTTCGCCGACGGCATGTCGCTCGAGCAAGCCGTGAAGGCCCTGCGCGAGGCCCGGGTGCCGGCGCGCCTGCAAGTGAAGCGCGCGCGCTCGGGCGCGCTGGTGCTGGACGACTGCTACAACGCCAGCCCGGCCTCGATGTTCGCCGCCCTCGCGGTGCTCGCGGAGACTAAGGGACGCCACATAGCCCTGCTTGGCGACATGTTGGAGCTGGGGGCCGCGGAGGCCGATAGCCACCGCGCC containing:
- the murF gene encoding UDP-N-acetylmuramoyl-tripeptide--D-alanyl-D-alanine ligase, which translates into the protein MLTAAELRRALGPELLSERRGAARVFSGVNNDSRKVRPGELFVALKTETRDGHDFVAHAVEAGAAGLVVSRTVEAPASVSVFLVRNTQTALGEIARYWRSRFLLRAVVVTGSVGKTTTKELIAAVLRSEHDVLKSPANFNDEVGVSMTLLQLESRHDRAVIEVGMFAEGEIRRLCEIVKPDIGVVMNVGPVHLERLGSIEAIARAKSEAVQDLPWTGNAILNHDDPLVEAMRAKTKARVMTFGLTPGAAIRGTNVRSRGLDGVDFEVSAFGRTLQAHSPLPGADLVPNALAALAVAFADGMSLEQAVKALREARVPARLQVKRARSGALVLDDCYNASPASMFAALAVLAETKGRHIALLGDMLELGAAEADSHRAVGRRAAEVAQVLYTVGTRAEMIGAAAREAGAPCVRHFDSKEEAAAALAREAREGDVVLVKASHGMALESVVAELVG